The Pseudomonas baetica genome includes a region encoding these proteins:
- the secF gene encoding protein translocase subunit SecF: MLRTINFMGVRNFAFGVTVFLTLLAIFSVATKGMNWGLDFTGGTLIELTYERPADVTKVREQLVTSGYHEAIVQSFGATTDLLVRMPGEDPQLGHQVAEALLKVGGDNPATVKRVEFVGPQVGEELRDQGGLGMLLALGGILIYLAFRFQWKFAVGAIVSLIHDVIVTIGILSYFQITFDLTVLAAVLAIIGYSLNDTIVVFDRVRENFRVLRKATLIENINISTTQTLLRTMATSISTLLAIAALLFFGGDNLFGFSIALFIGVLAGTYSSIYIANVVLIWLNLTTEDLIPPANTEKEVDDRP; encoded by the coding sequence ATGTTACGTACAATCAACTTCATGGGCGTTCGCAACTTTGCGTTCGGCGTCACAGTATTCCTCACCCTGCTGGCGATCTTCAGTGTCGCCACCAAGGGTATGAACTGGGGTCTGGACTTCACCGGCGGTACGCTCATCGAGCTGACCTACGAGCGTCCGGCCGATGTCACCAAGGTGCGCGAGCAGCTGGTGACTTCGGGTTATCACGAAGCCATCGTGCAGAGCTTCGGTGCGACTACTGATCTGCTGGTGCGCATGCCGGGTGAAGATCCGCAGTTGGGCCACCAGGTGGCGGAAGCGCTGCTGAAGGTCGGCGGCGACAACCCGGCAACGGTCAAGCGTGTCGAGTTCGTCGGCCCGCAGGTCGGCGAAGAGCTGCGCGACCAGGGCGGCCTCGGCATGCTGCTGGCGCTCGGCGGCATCCTGATCTACCTGGCGTTCCGCTTTCAATGGAAGTTCGCGGTCGGCGCCATCGTTTCGCTGATCCACGACGTGATCGTGACCATCGGTATCCTGTCGTACTTCCAGATCACGTTCGATCTGACCGTACTGGCGGCGGTGCTGGCGATCATTGGTTACTCGCTGAACGACACCATCGTGGTATTCGACCGGGTTCGTGAGAACTTCCGCGTGCTGCGCAAGGCGACGCTGATCGAGAACATCAACATCTCGACCACCCAGACCCTGCTGCGCACCATGGCGACGTCGATCTCCACCTTGCTGGCAATCGCAGCGCTGTTGTTCTTTGGTGGCGACAACCTGTTCGGCTTCTCGATTGCCCTGTTCATCGGTGTACTGGCGGGTACTTACTCGTCGATCTACATCGCGAACGTGGTGTTGATCTGGCTGAACCTGACGACTGAGGATCTGATTCCTCCGGCCAACACCGAGAAGGAAGTCGACGACCGTCCATAA
- a CDS encoding glycine zipper 2TM domain-containing protein — MNKSLLVGAVLGAVGVTAGGAVATYSLVKSGPEYAQVLAVEPVKTQIKTPREVCKDVAVTRQAPVKDQHQILGTAIGAVAGGLLGNQVGGGTGKKIATVAGAVGGGYAGNKVQEGMQNRDTYTTTQTRCNTVNDISDKVVGYDVRYSLDGKEGKVRMDRDPGNQIPVDKEGKLVLSQNEPGQ; from the coding sequence GTGAACAAGTCGTTGCTGGTTGGTGCGGTATTGGGTGCTGTCGGTGTAACTGCCGGGGGTGCTGTTGCCACCTACAGCCTGGTTAAAAGCGGCCCTGAGTATGCGCAAGTGCTGGCCGTTGAACCGGTCAAGACACAGATCAAGACGCCACGTGAAGTATGCAAGGACGTTGCGGTGACCCGGCAGGCGCCGGTCAAGGATCAACACCAGATTCTCGGTACCGCCATTGGTGCCGTAGCGGGTGGTTTGCTGGGTAACCAGGTCGGCGGCGGCACCGGCAAGAAGATTGCCACGGTCGCTGGTGCTGTCGGTGGTGGTTATGCCGGTAACAAGGTGCAGGAAGGCATGCAAAACCGTGACACCTACACCACGACACAAACTCGCTGTAACACCGTGAATGACATCAGCGACAAAGTCGTTGGTTACGACGTGCGTTACTCGCTGGACGGCAAGGAAGGCAAAGTGCGGATGGATCGCGATCCGGGCAACCAGATTCCGGTCGACAAGGAAGGTAAGCTGGTTCTGTCGCAGAATGAGCCGGGTCAGTAA
- a CDS encoding ISL3 family transposase: protein MKPDGDALQIDLTPHATRFPSCGGCQKPCSTTHEYCQRVIRDLPILGRAVRLSVLLRRVGCRDCGKRMEAVSWLDRYARMTRRLAEAVIQACERLPTLHVAQMFGLHWETVRVLERRALQAALSVLPKAQPRRLVMDEFALFKGHRYASVVLDADTRRVLWIGEGRSRAAVRPFFEELGPEGCARIEAVAMDMNTAFDLEVRQHCPKARVVYDLFHVVAKYGREVIDRVRVDEANRLRHDKPARKVIKQARWLLLRNPQNLKTPEQQVRLEDLLAANQALMTVYLMKAELKTLWTPSTAWGWRSAWKQWLRHADESAIPALILFAKRLKGYWRGIVSRVRWPMHTGQLEGINNRIKVIKRMAYGYRDSEFFFMKIKSVFPGNP, encoded by the coding sequence ATCAAGCCTGATGGTGATGCCCTCCAGATCGATCTGACACCCCACGCCACCCGATTCCCTTCCTGTGGTGGGTGCCAAAAACCCTGTTCAACCACGCATGAGTATTGCCAGCGAGTCATTCGTGATTTACCCATTCTCGGTCGCGCAGTACGCCTGAGCGTTTTGCTCCGACGCGTTGGTTGCCGCGACTGTGGCAAACGCATGGAGGCCGTCAGTTGGCTGGATCGCTATGCCCGTATGACACGGCGTCTGGCAGAGGCGGTCATTCAAGCCTGTGAACGCCTTCCCACGTTGCACGTAGCGCAGATGTTTGGGCTGCATTGGGAGACCGTTCGGGTGCTGGAGCGTCGAGCCTTGCAAGCAGCATTGAGCGTTTTGCCAAAGGCGCAACCGCGACGCTTGGTGATGGACGAGTTCGCATTATTCAAAGGTCATCGTTATGCCAGCGTTGTTCTGGACGCGGATACGCGACGGGTGCTGTGGATCGGCGAAGGCCGCAGCCGGGCGGCGGTCAGGCCATTTTTCGAAGAGCTGGGGCCAGAGGGGTGCGCCCGAATCGAAGCGGTGGCAATGGACATGAACACCGCTTTTGATCTGGAGGTTCGTCAGCACTGCCCAAAAGCGCGAGTGGTCTACGATCTTTTCCATGTGGTGGCCAAATATGGCCGAGAGGTGATTGATCGGGTTCGCGTCGACGAAGCCAATCGACTGCGTCACGACAAGCCGGCCCGAAAGGTCATCAAGCAAGCGCGTTGGCTGCTCCTGCGCAACCCGCAGAACCTGAAAACACCGGAGCAACAGGTCCGCTTGGAGGATTTGCTGGCGGCCAACCAAGCGTTGATGACGGTCTACTTGATGAAAGCTGAACTCAAAACGCTCTGGACGCCAAGTACCGCCTGGGGCTGGAGATCAGCCTGGAAGCAATGGCTGCGCCACGCTGATGAAAGCGCGATACCGGCTCTGATCCTGTTCGCCAAACGGCTAAAGGGTTACTGGCGGGGAATCGTCAGCCGGGTTCGCTGGCCGATGCACACGGGGCAGTTGGAAGGCATAAACAATCGAATAAAGGTTATCAAACGGATGGCGTACGGTTACCGGGATAGCGAATTCTTTTTCATGAAAATCAAGAGCGTCTTTCCCGGTAATCCGTGA
- the suhB gene encoding inositol-phosphate phosphatase, with amino-acid sequence MQPMLNIALRAARSASELIFRSIERLDTIKVDEKDAKDYVSEVDRAAEQKIIDALRKAYPNHSIQGEETGLHAGTGIEGEEYLWIIDPLDGTTNFLRGIPHFAVSIACKYRGRLEHAVVLDPVRQEEFTASRGRGAQLNGRRLRVSGRTSLDGALLGTGFPFRDDQMDNLDNYLGMFRALVGQTAGIRRAGSASLDLAYVAAGRFDAFWESGLSEWDMAAGALLIQEAGGLVSDFTGGHDFLEKGHIVAGNTKCFKAVLTAIQPHLPASLKR; translated from the coding sequence ATGCAGCCCATGCTGAATATCGCGCTGCGCGCCGCCCGCAGCGCCAGTGAACTGATCTTCCGCTCCATCGAGCGCCTGGATACCATCAAGGTCGACGAAAAAGACGCCAAGGATTATGTATCCGAGGTCGATCGCGCCGCCGAACAGAAAATCATCGATGCCCTGCGCAAGGCTTACCCGAATCATTCGATCCAGGGTGAAGAGACTGGCCTGCACGCCGGCACCGGGATCGAAGGCGAAGAATACCTGTGGATCATCGACCCACTGGACGGTACCACCAACTTCCTGCGCGGTATTCCTCACTTCGCTGTCAGCATTGCCTGCAAATACCGCGGTCGCCTGGAACACGCTGTTGTTCTGGACCCGGTTCGCCAGGAAGAATTCACCGCCAGCCGTGGTCGCGGCGCTCAACTGAACGGTCGTCGTCTGCGCGTCAGCGGTCGCACCAGCCTTGACGGCGCTCTGCTCGGCACTGGCTTCCCGTTCCGTGACGACCAGATGGACAACCTCGACAACTACCTGGGCATGTTCCGCGCCTTGGTTGGCCAGACTGCCGGCATCCGCCGCGCCGGCTCGGCAAGCCTGGACCTGGCTTATGTGGCTGCCGGTCGTTTCGATGCATTCTGGGAGTCGGGCCTGTCCGAGTGGGACATGGCTGCAGGCGCCCTGCTGATCCAGGAAGCTGGTGGTCTGGTGAGCGACTTCACCGGCGGTCACGACTTCCTTGAGAAAGGCCACATCGTTGCCGGCAACACCAAATGCTTCAAGGCAGTCCTGACGGCGATCCAGCCGCACCTGCCGGCCTCGCTGAAGCGCTAA
- the trmJ gene encoding tRNA (cytosine(32)/uridine(32)-2'-O)-methyltransferase TrmJ, with the protein MLQNIRVVLVNTSHPGNIGGAARAMKNMGLSRLVLVEPRLFPHHEADARASGAGDILENAQVVATLEDALVGCNLVLGTSARDRRIPWPLLDPRECGTKVVEEAGQGAEIALVFGREDSGLTNDELQRCHVHVHIPSDPEFSSLNLGAAVQVLSYEVRMAWLVAQGQPSKIEKEEVASVKSAELATMDELERFYEHLEQTLVAIEFLDPEKPRHLMARLRRLYGRSSVSRAEMNILRGILTETQKAARGELLKRKD; encoded by the coding sequence TTGCTGCAGAATATTCGTGTCGTCCTGGTCAATACCAGCCACCCCGGCAACATCGGCGGGGCCGCGCGCGCCATGAAAAACATGGGTCTGTCGCGGCTGGTGCTGGTCGAACCGCGGCTATTCCCGCACCACGAAGCCGATGCTCGCGCTTCCGGTGCCGGTGACATCCTTGAAAACGCCCAGGTCGTCGCCACCCTGGAAGATGCCTTGGTCGGCTGCAATCTGGTGCTTGGCACCAGTGCCCGCGACCGGCGCATTCCCTGGCCGCTGCTGGATCCGCGCGAGTGTGGCACCAAAGTGGTCGAAGAGGCCGGGCAGGGCGCTGAAATCGCTTTGGTGTTTGGTCGTGAAGATTCCGGCCTGACCAACGACGAGCTGCAGCGATGTCACGTTCACGTACACATCCCCTCCGATCCTGAGTTCAGCTCGCTGAATCTCGGCGCGGCGGTGCAGGTGTTGAGCTATGAAGTGCGCATGGCGTGGTTGGTCGCGCAAGGTCAGCCAAGCAAGATCGAGAAGGAAGAAGTGGCCTCGGTGAAAAGCGCCGAGCTGGCGACCATGGATGAGCTGGAGCGATTCTATGAGCACCTGGAGCAAACCTTGGTCGCCATCGAATTCCTCGATCCGGAAAAACCGCGGCACTTGATGGCGCGCCTGCGCCGGTTGTACGGACGCAGCTCGGTCAGTCGAGCGGAAATGAATATTTTGCGTGGCATCCTCACGGAAACCCAAAAAGCGGCCCGTGGTGAGCTTCTTAAGCGGAAGGACTAA